One genomic segment of Dysosmobacter sp. Marseille-Q4140 includes these proteins:
- a CDS encoding putative DNA modification/repair radical SAM protein, producing MDVLDKLEILTDAAKYDAACTSSGGDRGSQKGYIGNTSASVAGCCHSFSADGRCVSLLKVLMTNCCVYDCKYCVNRRSNDTRRAAFTPEELADLTIQFYRRNYIEGLFLSSGVLRSPDYTTELMIRCLHLLRETYRFNGYIHAKAIPGTSPELVEQLGFLADRLSVNIELPSEAGLRALAPDKTKQAILAPMGQIRTRGQQSREELVKYRHAPRFAPAGQSTQLIVGATADSDLHILRLTQGLYDRYRLKRVFYSAYVPVVEHTLLPSKDTKPPLLREHRLYQADWLLRFYGFRAEELLDDAHPDFNPLVDPKCSWALSHLDFFPVEVNTADYETLLRIPGVGVVSAKRILASRRVRRLRVEDLKRLGVVMKRAQYFLIASGKMAEGLRFTPDSLLRGLIAAERSSLPQPEMEQLSLFA from the coding sequence ATGGATGTCCTGGACAAGCTGGAGATCCTGACGGACGCCGCCAAGTACGACGCCGCCTGCACCTCCAGCGGCGGGGACCGGGGCTCCCAGAAGGGCTATATCGGCAATACCTCCGCCTCCGTGGCGGGCTGCTGCCACTCCTTCTCCGCCGACGGGCGGTGCGTGAGCCTTTTGAAGGTCCTGATGACCAACTGCTGCGTGTATGACTGCAAGTACTGCGTCAACCGCCGCAGCAACGATACCCGCCGGGCCGCCTTCACCCCGGAGGAGCTGGCAGACCTGACCATCCAGTTCTACCGCCGGAACTACATCGAAGGGCTCTTCCTCTCCTCCGGTGTGCTGCGCAGCCCCGACTACACCACGGAGCTGATGATCCGCTGCCTGCATCTGCTGCGGGAAACGTACCGCTTCAACGGCTACATCCACGCCAAGGCCATCCCCGGCACATCGCCGGAGCTGGTGGAGCAGCTGGGGTTCCTGGCGGACCGGCTCAGCGTGAACATCGAACTGCCCTCGGAGGCGGGCCTCCGGGCCCTGGCTCCGGACAAGACCAAGCAGGCCATCCTGGCCCCCATGGGCCAGATCCGGACCCGGGGCCAGCAGAGCCGGGAGGAGCTGGTGAAATACCGCCACGCCCCCCGCTTCGCCCCGGCGGGCCAGAGCACCCAGCTGATCGTGGGCGCCACGGCGGACTCCGACCTCCACATCCTGCGGCTGACCCAGGGGCTGTACGACCGGTACCGGCTCAAACGGGTGTTCTACTCCGCCTACGTGCCGGTGGTGGAGCACACCCTCCTCCCCTCCAAGGACACCAAGCCGCCCCTGCTGCGGGAGCACCGGCTCTACCAGGCCGACTGGCTGCTGCGGTTTTACGGCTTCCGGGCGGAGGAGCTGCTGGACGACGCCCACCCGGATTTCAACCCCCTGGTGGACCCCAAGTGCTCCTGGGCCCTGAGCCATCTGGACTTCTTCCCGGTGGAGGTCAACACCGCCGACTATGAGACGCTGCTGCGGATCCCCGGCGTTGGCGTGGTCTCCGCCAAGCGGATCCTGGCCTCCCGGCGGGTCCGGCGGCTGCGGGTGGAGGACCTGAAGCGGCTGGGCGTGGTGATGAAGCGGGCTCAGTACTTCCTCATCGCCTCCGGCAAAATGGCCGAGGGCCTGCGCTTCACGCCGGACAGCCTGCTGCGGGGACTCATCGCCGCGGAGCGGTCCTCCCTGCCCCAGCCGGAGATGGAACAGCTGTCCCTGTTCGCCTGA
- a CDS encoding TIGR03915 family putative DNA repair protein — MTEMIYEYDGSFEGFLCCVFESYAQKEVLTAIVGGEDPAITLFPVRTVETDPAHAARVLRRIAKCSPEALDLLRRGFLTCLPDREMHLYRMVRRLLEEGPGFLRDLADPELPPLRQAVRHLASEAHLLKGFVRFSELGGVLGGEIAPKNRVLPLLRCHFCARYREEKFFLYDRTHHEVLLYAAGRAEIRPLAHFRMAPPEEAEARYRLLWKRFYDTVAIRERYNPRCRRTQMPQRYWGTMTEFQGPEHFTARSSPAAVSAPGAPAGIPAPGTPPGSGPSGPGSAP, encoded by the coding sequence ATGACCGAGATGATCTATGAATACGACGGCAGCTTCGAGGGCTTCCTCTGCTGCGTCTTTGAGAGCTATGCGCAAAAGGAGGTCCTCACCGCCATCGTCGGCGGTGAGGACCCTGCCATCACGCTCTTTCCCGTGCGGACCGTGGAGACGGATCCGGCCCACGCCGCCCGGGTGCTGCGGCGGATCGCCAAGTGCTCCCCTGAGGCCCTGGATCTGCTGCGGCGGGGCTTTCTCACCTGCCTTCCGGACCGGGAGATGCACCTCTACCGCATGGTTCGGCGGCTGTTGGAGGAGGGCCCCGGCTTTCTGCGGGACCTGGCAGACCCGGAGCTGCCGCCTCTGCGGCAGGCGGTGCGGCATCTTGCCAGCGAGGCCCACCTTTTAAAGGGCTTCGTCCGTTTCTCCGAGCTGGGCGGCGTCCTGGGCGGGGAGATCGCCCCTAAAAATAGGGTGCTGCCCCTGCTTCGCTGCCACTTCTGCGCCCGCTACCGGGAGGAGAAGTTCTTCCTCTACGACCGCACCCACCACGAGGTGCTGCTCTACGCCGCCGGCCGGGCGGAGATCCGGCCCCTGGCCCACTTCCGGATGGCGCCGCCGGAGGAGGCGGAGGCCCGGTACCGTCTCCTCTGGAAGCGGTTTTACGACACCGTGGCCATCCGGGAGCGGTACAATCCCCGCTGCCGCCGGACCCAGATGCCCCAGCGCTACTGGGGCACCATGACGGAGTTCCAGGGCCCGGAGCACTTCACGGCCCGAAGCTCTCCCGCAGCCGTTTCAGCCCCCGGCGCTCCAGCCGGGATACCTGCACCTGGGACACCCCCAGGATCCGGGCCGTCTGGTCCTGGGTCAGCCCCTTGA
- a CDS encoding sigma-70 family RNA polymerase sigma factor, with protein MSAALELLRAAQEGDRDACEQAVIENNGLIWSVVRRYYGRGVDPEDLYQLGCLGFLKAVQGFDFDYGTCFSTYAVPKIAGEIRRFLRDDGAIKVGRSLREQAQTLYTVRQRLRQQLGREPVLSELSEATGWTAEEIAQVDLATDAPDSLQRETADGLTLEGTLGTEAPEESLVERIALREAIDHLPERERMTILLRYFKGLTQDQTARILGVSQVQVSRLERRGLKRLRESFGP; from the coding sequence ATGAGCGCCGCACTGGAGCTGCTGCGGGCGGCCCAGGAGGGAGACCGGGACGCCTGCGAGCAGGCGGTCATCGAGAACAACGGCCTGATCTGGAGCGTGGTGCGCCGGTACTACGGCCGGGGCGTGGACCCGGAGGACCTGTACCAGCTGGGGTGCCTGGGATTTTTAAAGGCGGTCCAGGGCTTCGACTTCGACTATGGCACCTGCTTCTCCACCTACGCCGTGCCCAAGATCGCCGGGGAGATCCGGCGCTTTCTCCGGGATGACGGCGCCATCAAAGTGGGGCGGAGCCTGCGGGAGCAAGCGCAAACGCTTTACACTGTCCGCCAGCGGCTGCGGCAGCAGCTGGGCCGGGAACCGGTTCTCAGCGAGCTGTCGGAGGCCACAGGCTGGACGGCGGAGGAGATCGCCCAGGTGGATCTGGCCACGGACGCGCCGGACTCCCTCCAGCGGGAGACCGCCGACGGGCTGACCCTGGAGGGGACCCTGGGTACCGAGGCCCCGGAGGAGAGCCTGGTGGAGCGGATCGCATTGCGGGAGGCCATCGACCACCTGCCGGAGCGGGAGCGGATGACCATTCTGCTGCGGTATTTCAAGGGGCTGACCCAGGACCAGACGGCCCGGATCCTGGGGGTGTCCCAGGTGCAGGTATCCCGGCTGGAGCGCCGGGGGCTGAAACGGCTGCGGGAGAGCTTCGGGCCGTGA
- the spoIIAB gene encoding anti-sigma F factor — translation MKIKANNEVTLQFPSRSANEGFARAAAACFAAQMDPTLNELEDIKTAVSEAVTNAIVHAYPEAIGQVQVKLRICPDNVLEITVRDHGRGIPDVEKARQPMFTTGGEERSGMGFTIMESFMDRLTVRSVPGRGTTVVMRKHLAPRMKAVR, via the coding sequence ATGAAGATCAAAGCCAACAACGAAGTGACGCTGCAATTTCCCAGCCGCAGCGCCAACGAGGGCTTCGCCCGGGCGGCGGCCGCCTGCTTCGCCGCCCAGATGGACCCCACCCTCAACGAGCTGGAGGACATCAAGACCGCCGTCAGCGAGGCGGTGACCAACGCCATCGTCCACGCCTATCCGGAGGCCATCGGCCAGGTGCAGGTGAAGCTGCGGATCTGCCCGGACAACGTGCTGGAGATCACGGTCCGGGACCACGGCCGGGGCATCCCCGACGTGGAGAAGGCCCGCCAGCCCATGTTCACCACCGGCGGCGAGGAGCGCAGCGGTATGGGCTTCACCATCATGGAGAGCTTCATGGACCGCCTGACGGTCCGGTCCGTGCCGGGCCGGGGCACCACGGTGGTCATGCGCAAGCATCTGGCGCCCCGGATGAAAGCGGTGCGATGA
- a CDS encoding STAS domain-containing protein, with the protein MELNAKSVDRKLLLELSGEVDHHGARDAIRQLELAVDAALPRQLVLDMSGVTFMDSSGIALILRAQQRMQLLDGSLLVCNVPSQARRVLDAAGIGRLVTIR; encoded by the coding sequence ATGGAACTGAACGCCAAAAGCGTGGACCGCAAGCTCTTGCTGGAGCTGAGCGGCGAGGTGGACCACCACGGCGCCAGGGACGCCATCCGGCAGCTGGAGCTGGCGGTGGACGCGGCCCTGCCACGGCAGCTGGTGCTGGACATGTCCGGCGTCACCTTTATGGACAGCTCCGGCATCGCGCTGATCCTGCGGGCCCAGCAGCGGATGCAGCTGCTGGACGGCAGCCTGCTGGTGTGCAACGTGCCGTCCCAGGCCCGCCGGGTCCTGGACGCCGCCGGCATCGGCCGGCTGGTGACCATTCGATGA
- a CDS encoding flavodoxin family protein, producing the protein MKVLLINGSPHPRGCTDTALRTVAGALEERGLEAEILHLGAGPVRDCAACGACKKAPGRCAFDGDIVNILIEKAREADGFVFGSPVYYAHPTGLILSVLDRAFYAGKDAFAHKPAAAVASARRAGTCATLDVLQKYFTISQMPVVASTYWTMVHGMQAEEVARDEEGLQTLRNLAANMAWLLRCIEAGRAAGVCPPRPELGARTNFIR; encoded by the coding sequence ATGAAGGTCCTTTTGATCAACGGCAGTCCCCACCCCCGGGGCTGCACGGATACGGCGCTGCGGACGGTGGCCGGCGCTCTGGAGGAGCGGGGGCTGGAGGCGGAGATCCTCCACCTTGGCGCGGGGCCGGTGCGGGACTGCGCCGCCTGCGGCGCCTGCAAGAAGGCGCCGGGCCGGTGCGCCTTTGACGGGGACATCGTCAACATCCTGATCGAAAAAGCCCGGGAGGCGGACGGCTTCGTGTTCGGCTCCCCGGTCTACTACGCCCACCCCACGGGGCTGATCCTCTCCGTACTGGACCGGGCCTTCTACGCCGGCAAGGACGCCTTCGCTCACAAGCCCGCGGCGGCAGTGGCCTCCGCCCGGCGGGCCGGCACCTGCGCCACTCTGGACGTGCTGCAAAAATATTTCACCATCTCCCAGATGCCGGTGGTGGCCTCCACCTACTGGACCATGGTCCACGGCATGCAGGCGGAGGAGGTGGCCCGGGATGAGGAGGGCCTCCAGACCCTGCGGAACCTGGCGGCCAACATGGCCTGGCTGCTGCGCTGCATCGAGGCGGGGCGGGCCGCCGGTGTCTGCCCGCCCCGGCCGGAGTTGGGCGCCCGGACCAACTTCATCCGCTGA
- a CDS encoding helix-turn-helix transcriptional regulator: MTFGEKLHRLRRERGLSQEALAAELRVSRQAVSRWELGEVVPDTANVLAVSRIFGVSTDYLLLDECDREGQTPAAKSAERSLRERQAAVGQGFCARVLWLALISLFHQYRLDAAGGGEPPVPMWWLLAAELAAAVWLGRLNWRYGAKEGGRFRDLVVPDLLAFTCAFGLPYGLEWVPGRWGILLGQLAAILLLVQSIKTLRLHYGLPWGKS; this comes from the coding sequence ATGACATTCGGAGAAAAGCTGCACCGCCTGCGCAGGGAGCGCGGCCTCAGCCAGGAGGCCCTGGCGGCGGAGCTGAGGGTGAGCCGGCAGGCCGTCTCCCGCTGGGAGCTGGGGGAGGTGGTGCCGGACACCGCCAACGTGCTGGCGGTGAGCCGGATCTTCGGCGTGTCCACGGACTACCTGCTGCTGGACGAGTGCGACCGCGAGGGCCAGACCCCGGCGGCAAAAAGCGCCGAGCGCAGCCTCAGGGAGCGGCAGGCGGCGGTGGGACAGGGCTTCTGCGCCCGGGTGCTGTGGCTGGCGCTGATCTCTCTGTTCCACCAGTACCGGCTGGACGCGGCCGGGGGCGGGGAACCGCCGGTGCCCATGTGGTGGCTGCTGGCGGCGGAGCTTGCGGCGGCGGTGTGGCTGGGGCGGCTGAACTGGCGCTACGGCGCGAAGGAGGGCGGCCGCTTCCGGGACCTGGTGGTGCCGGACCTGCTGGCGTTCACCTGCGCCTTCGGGTTGCCCTATGGCCTGGAGTGGGTGCCGGGCCGGTGGGGGATCCTCCTGGGGCAGCTGGCCGCCATTCTCCTTCTGGTGCAAAGCATCAAGACTTTACGGCTCCACTACGGCCTGCCCTGGGGGAAATCATAA
- the fba gene encoding class II fructose-1,6-bisphosphate aldolase produces MPLVTSTEMFKKAYDGGYAVGAFNVNNMEIVQGITEAAREVNAPLILQVSKGARAYANHTYLVKLVEAAAIECPNIPIVLHLDHGPDFETCKSCIDGGFTSVMIDASSKPFAENIEITKKVVEYAHDHGVVVEAELGALAGIEDDVNVSAEASHYTKPEEVEEFVSKTGCDSLAIAIGTSHGAYKFTAAQCTRNEKGELVPPPLRFDILDEVVKRLPGFPIVLHGSSSVPQNFVKMINENGGKMPDAVGIPEEQLRQAAKSAVCKINIDSDLRLAMTGTIREFFNEHPDKFDPREYLKPARAAIKELVKHKLINVLGCDGKA; encoded by the coding sequence ATGCCACTGGTTACTTCCACCGAAATGTTCAAGAAGGCTTATGACGGCGGCTATGCCGTGGGTGCCTTCAACGTCAACAACATGGAGATCGTGCAGGGCATCACCGAGGCCGCCCGCGAGGTCAACGCCCCCCTGATCCTGCAGGTGTCCAAGGGCGCCCGCGCCTATGCCAACCACACCTATCTTGTGAAGCTGGTGGAGGCCGCTGCCATCGAGTGCCCCAACATTCCCATCGTGCTGCATCTGGACCACGGCCCGGATTTTGAGACCTGCAAGAGCTGCATCGACGGCGGCTTCACCTCCGTCATGATCGACGCCTCCTCCAAGCCCTTCGCCGAGAACATCGAGATCACCAAGAAGGTCGTCGAGTACGCCCATGACCACGGCGTGGTGGTCGAGGCCGAGCTGGGCGCCCTGGCCGGCATCGAGGACGACGTCAACGTCTCCGCCGAGGCCTCTCACTACACCAAGCCCGAAGAGGTGGAGGAGTTCGTCTCCAAGACCGGCTGCGACTCCCTGGCCATCGCCATCGGCACCAGCCACGGCGCCTACAAGTTCACCGCCGCTCAGTGCACCCGCAATGAGAAGGGTGAGCTGGTCCCGCCCCCGCTGCGCTTCGACATCCTGGACGAGGTCGTCAAGCGTCTGCCCGGCTTCCCCATCGTGCTCCACGGCTCTTCCTCCGTGCCCCAGAACTTCGTGAAGATGATCAACGAGAACGGCGGCAAGATGCCCGACGCCGTTGGCATCCCCGAGGAGCAGCTGCGCCAGGCCGCCAAGAGCGCCGTCTGCAAGATCAACATCGACTCCGACCTGCGTCTGGCCATGACCGGCACCATCCGGGAGTTCTTCAACGAGCATCCCGACAAGTTCGATCCCCGCGAGTACCTCAAGCCCGCCCGCGCCGCCATCAAGGAGCTGGTGAAGCACAAGCTCATCAACGTCCTGGGCTGCGACGGCAAGGCCTGA